A window of Campylobacter cuniculorum DSM 23162 = LMG 24588 contains these coding sequences:
- the glyS gene encoding glycine--tRNA ligase subunit beta produces MSELLIEIGVEELPAVPLLKELPNIENKWQNILKDYRLQSEFKFYYTPRRLVFWSETFPKEQSKTLSEFIGAPKNIAYKDGKLTAAGMSFLRKAGISEEELSFKETKGQEVLYHQKELEGKKSCEILGLIIENFLKSLNFGKSMRWGANFFEFIRAIRSCVCVLDDELVEFELYGVKSAKKTFVHRSVSYDLKEFKSIKDYFKLLEENFVILDPETRKTKILNEFKLIEAKENLSIAKDEELLAEVIAITEYPNALLGSFKKDYLEIPSEVIITSMRENQRYFALFNSKGLDNHFIVVSNAVCEDYSKIIYGNERVLRARLSDAMFFYKNDLETGLNPENLSKITYLEGLGTLKDKSEREKFIAMILCQLYQNEKKDALCKAITYAKADLSTQMVYEFTNLQGIMGSYYAQKMGLSYEICLAIKEQYLPNSESSPLPSTEFSSIVALANKLDTLLALFSLGKIPSGTKDPYALRRAASGMIKIVLNLGKNFDLDLLFQKLKSQYKNFDLQILKDFIFERLYTFYEANASFIKAVLSSKNADLIHIDTAIKALIELSQKENFNENLSTFKRLANIAVNPNFKISPTLFKNAAENKLYEEFKKSLNTQNLKERLQNLFALKPFIDEFFDKVMINVEDEELRKNRQALIFSIYEEFLNIADIKELSL; encoded by the coding sequence ATGAGCGAATTATTGATAGAAATTGGTGTTGAAGAGCTTCCGGCAGTGCCTTTATTAAAGGAACTTCCAAATATAGAAAATAAATGGCAAAACATTTTAAAAGATTATCGTTTGCAGAGCGAATTCAAGTTTTATTATACCCCCAGACGCCTTGTTTTTTGGAGTGAAACCTTCCCTAAAGAGCAAAGCAAAACTCTAAGCGAATTTATAGGAGCACCTAAAAATATAGCCTATAAAGACGGCAAACTGACTGCTGCAGGTATGAGTTTTTTGCGAAAAGCAGGGATTAGTGAAGAAGAATTAAGCTTTAAAGAAACCAAAGGTCAAGAAGTCTTATATCATCAAAAAGAACTTGAAGGTAAAAAAAGTTGTGAAATTTTAGGTCTAATCATAGAAAATTTCTTAAAAAGTCTTAATTTTGGTAAAAGTATGCGTTGGGGAGCAAATTTTTTTGAATTCATTCGTGCTATACGCTCTTGCGTCTGTGTTTTAGATGATGAACTTGTAGAATTTGAGCTTTATGGGGTAAAAAGTGCTAAAAAAACTTTTGTACACAGAAGCGTAAGTTATGATTTAAAGGAATTTAAAAGCATTAAGGATTATTTTAAACTTTTAGAAGAAAATTTTGTTATACTTGATCCCGAAACAAGAAAAACAAAAATCTTAAATGAATTTAAATTAATCGAAGCTAAGGAAAATTTAAGTATTGCCAAAGATGAAGAGCTTTTAGCCGAAGTTATAGCTATCACTGAATATCCTAATGCTTTACTTGGCAGTTTTAAGAAAGATTATCTTGAAATTCCAAGCGAGGTTATCATCACTTCAATGAGAGAGAATCAACGTTATTTTGCACTTTTTAATTCAAAGGGCTTAGACAATCATTTCATCGTTGTTAGCAATGCAGTGTGTGAGGATTATTCTAAAATCATTTATGGTAATGAAAGGGTTTTAAGAGCCAGACTTAGCGATGCGATGTTTTTTTATAAAAATGACTTAGAAACAGGTTTAAATCCTGAAAATCTTTCTAAAATCACATATTTAGAAGGGCTTGGCACACTTAAAGATAAAAGCGAGAGGGAAAAATTCATTGCTATGATTTTATGCCAATTGTATCAAAATGAAAAAAAAGACGCACTTTGCAAAGCTATCACTTATGCAAAGGCGGATTTAAGCACTCAAATGGTTTATGAATTTACAAATTTACAAGGCATTATGGGTTCTTATTATGCTCAAAAAATGGGATTGAGTTATGAAATTTGTCTTGCAATTAAAGAACAGTATTTGCCAAATTCTGAATCCTCGCCCCTGCCAAGTACGGAATTTTCTAGCATAGTCGCACTTGCAAACAAGCTTGATACACTCTTAGCACTTTTTAGCTTAGGTAAAATTCCAAGTGGCACGAAGGATCCTTATGCTTTAAGAAGAGCGGCAAGTGGAATGATAAAAATCGTTTTAAATTTAGGCAAAAATTTTGATTTAGATCTTTTATTTCAAAAACTAAAATCTCAATATAAAAATTTTGATTTGCAAATTTTAAAAGATTTTATCTTTGAAAGGCTTTATACTTTTTATGAGGCGAATGCTTCTTTTATCAAGGCTGTTTTGAGTTCAAAAAATGCAGATTTAATCCATATTGACACAGCCATTAAAGCTTTGATAGAGCTGAGTCAAAAAGAAAATTTTAATGAAAATTTGAGCACTTTTAAAAGATTAGCGAATATCGCTGTGAATCCAAATTTTAAAATCTCTCCAACTCTTTTTAAAAATGCTGCTGAAAATAAGCTTTATGAAGAATTTAAAAAGAGTTTAAACACTCAAAACCTTAAAGAAAGATTACAAAATTTATTTGCTTTAAAGCCTTTTATTGATGAATTTTTTGATAAAGTGATGATTAATGTAGAAGATGAAGAACTTAGAAAAAACCGCCAAGCTCTCATTTTTAGCATTTATGAGGAATTTTTAAACATTGCAGATATTAAGGAGCTTAGTCTATGA
- the pdxA gene encoding 4-hydroxythreonine-4-phosphate dehydrogenase has translation MKIAVSVGDINGVGIEILIRSHKEISQFCEPYYFVHQKLLNQALKLLNLKLENANLVAFSKAEKQEFNFVKKEKKLNIFSFTSALEFELDCDFEIKAGEIDEKSGAYSFLSFQAANHFVKQHYANALVTLSIHKKAWDKAGIKFKGHTDALRSFYQKNAIMMLGCKELFVGLFTEHIPLNQVSQKIEFKALAEFLRDFYLQTRFKKIGVLAFNPHAGDYGVIGGEEEKIITEAIQFTNAYLNFLQSDLETKKEFLTSIKENKRNNFYEILENKKLKKKLTENFKQKCFYLPYPLVADTAFTKDSLKQCRHFVAMYHDLGLAPLKALYFEKSVNVSLNLPIIRTSVDHGTAFDKAYKNAKINTKSYKEAVNFAIYLAKLRQKHNFEI, from the coding sequence ATGAAAATAGCTGTGAGTGTGGGCGATATAAACGGAGTGGGCATAGAAATTCTCATCCGCTCTCATAAAGAAATTTCTCAATTTTGTGAGCCCTATTATTTTGTGCATCAAAAACTTTTAAATCAAGCTTTAAAACTTTTGAATTTAAAACTTGAAAACGCCAATTTAGTCGCCTTTTCAAAGGCAGAAAAACAAGAATTTAACTTTGTAAAAAAAGAAAAAAAACTCAATATCTTTTCTTTTACTTCTGCTTTGGAATTTGAGCTTGATTGCGATTTTGAAATTAAGGCAGGTGAAATCGATGAAAAAAGCGGGGCTTATTCTTTTTTGAGCTTTCAAGCAGCAAATCATTTTGTCAAACAACATTACGCAAATGCTTTAGTAACCTTAAGCATTCATAAAAAAGCTTGGGACAAAGCAGGGATTAAATTTAAAGGACACACAGATGCCCTAAGAAGTTTTTATCAAAAAAATGCAATCATGATGCTAGGTTGCAAAGAGCTTTTTGTTGGACTTTTTACCGAACATATCCCCTTAAATCAAGTCAGTCAAAAGATAGAATTTAAGGCTTTAGCGGAATTTTTGAGAGATTTTTACTTACAAACTCGTTTTAAAAAAATCGGGGTTTTAGCTTTCAATCCTCACGCAGGAGATTATGGAGTTATAGGAGGTGAAGAAGAAAAAATCATTACAGAAGCGATACAATTTACAAATGCGTATTTGAATTTTTTACAAAGCGACTTAGAGACTAAAAAAGAGTTTTTAACTTCTATAAAAGAGAATAAAAGGAACAATTTTTATGAAATTTTAGAAAATAAAAAGCTCAAAAAAAAATTGACAGAGAATTTTAAGCAAAAATGTTTTTATTTGCCCTATCCTTTGGTTGCAGATACGGCTTTTACAAAAGATTCCTTAAAGCAATGCAGGCATTTTGTTGCGATGTATCATGATTTAGGTTTAGCCCCTCTTAAAGCTTTGTATTTTGAAAAAAGTGTCAATGTGAGTTTAAATTTACCCATCATTCGCACCAGTGTTGATCACGGAACAGCCTTTGACAAGGCTTATAAAAATGCTAAAATCAATACTAAAAGTTACAAAGAAGCTGTAAATTTTGCCATTTATTTGGCAAAATTGCGTCAAAAACATAATTTTGAAATTTAA
- a CDS encoding M23 family metallopeptidase: MRIFILFFLIFFAFADERIGLIRGQSLFLELDKKDLIEVKTKDKKLSFFTHPKNKDKIVALFTLPYKNPPKITQITAVYKDRSEIFMIDSLEGDYKSEKLQVEPKKLFPPKSVQSRIEQELKEANAVYSSVTREVLFDGVFKIPMDSFITSAFGKARVFNEKVASYHSGTDFRAAVGTPVRASNSGVVRIAKERYYAGNSVVIDHGYGIYSQYYHLSHIKVKIGQKVKKGDVIGLSGATGRVSGPHLHFGIFAAKNQVDPLDFIAKFNRLFQ, encoded by the coding sequence ATGAGAATTTTTATCTTATTTTTTCTTATATTCTTCGCTTTTGCAGATGAAAGAATAGGATTGATTAGGGGGCAAAGTCTTTTTTTGGAGCTTGATAAAAAAGATCTTATTGAGGTTAAAACTAAGGATAAAAAGCTTAGTTTTTTCACGCATCCTAAGAACAAAGATAAAATTGTCGCCCTTTTTACTCTTCCTTACAAAAATCCTCCAAAAATCACTCAAATCACCGCAGTTTATAAGGATAGAAGTGAAATTTTCATGATTGATAGCTTAGAAGGAGATTATAAAAGCGAAAAATTGCAAGTTGAGCCTAAAAAACTCTTTCCACCAAAATCCGTTCAAAGTAGGATAGAACAAGAGCTTAAAGAAGCCAATGCTGTGTATTCTAGCGTAACAAGAGAAGTTTTGTTTGATGGAGTTTTTAAAATTCCTATGGATAGTTTTATCACAAGTGCTTTTGGCAAGGCTCGAGTATTTAATGAAAAAGTTGCAAGCTATCACAGCGGGACAGATTTTAGAGCTGCAGTAGGAACTCCTGTTAGGGCTTCAAATTCAGGCGTGGTTAGGATTGCAAAGGAACGTTATTATGCTGGAAATTCAGTTGTCATTGATCATGGATATGGCATTTACTCGCAATATTATCATCTTTCACACATTAAGGTTAAAATTGGACAAAAGGTTAAAAAAGGTGATGTTATAGGGCTTAGCGGGGCTACGGGCAGAGTGAGCGGACCTCATTTGCATTTTGGAATTTTTGCAGCAAAAAATCAAGTTGATCCTTTGGATTTTATCGCTAAATTCAATCGTCTTTTTCAATGA
- a CDS encoding SAM-dependent methyltransferase — MKLSEFFRLWVENYYQNIALIGKKGDFFTAVSVGNLFGTLLAKHFLTLIDKKILTPPLQVIEIGANEGYLSRDFLSALMEFRPEIFKDLEFFIIEPYEKLRALQRKTLQDCELIHKNSLQDCEFSNAYIFCNELFDSFSCELINGKTMAFVDDDFKLYFAPSDEKIQKECEELGLKIGELSQELNLFFKQLDKACKSFVLSGFDYGVLKPDKLSLRIYQKHEVFDPFKLDLKKFFGKSDLTYNVNFTHLLKLIKDYNFKLLAFEKQSQALSKFDFEEVLNHTKNKNIQSYENFLSQAKRLFFGFDDKFHFFEFQKI; from the coding sequence ATGAAATTGAGTGAATTTTTTAGGCTTTGGGTGGAAAATTATTATCAAAACATTGCCTTAATCGGAAAAAAAGGAGATTTTTTTACCGCTGTAAGCGTAGGGAATTTGTTTGGAACTTTGTTGGCAAAACATTTTTTAACTTTGATTGATAAAAAGATTTTAACCCCGCCCTTACAAGTTATTGAAATAGGAGCCAATGAAGGCTATTTGAGCAGGGATTTTTTAAGTGCTTTGATGGAATTTAGACCTGAAATTTTTAAAGACCTTGAATTTTTTATTATCGAACCTTACGAAAAATTAAGGGCTTTGCAGAGAAAAACCTTACAAGATTGTGAATTGATCCATAAAAATTCTTTGCAAGATTGTGAATTTAGCAATGCTTATATCTTCTGTAATGAGCTATTTGACAGCTTTTCTTGTGAGTTAATCAACGGAAAAACTATGGCTTTTGTCGATGATGATTTTAAACTTTATTTTGCACCAAGTGATGAGAAAATTCAAAAAGAATGCGAAGAATTAGGACTTAAAATAGGAGAATTAAGCCAAGAGTTAAATCTTTTTTTTAAACAGCTTGATAAAGCTTGTAAGAGCTTTGTTTTGAGTGGATTTGATTATGGAGTTTTAAAGCCTGATAAATTGAGTTTAAGAATTTATCAAAAACACGAGGTTTTTGACCCTTTTAAACTCGATTTGAAAAAATTTTTTGGCAAGAGTGATTTGACCTATAATGTCAATTTTACGCATTTATTAAAGCTCATTAAGGATTATAATTTCAAACTTTTAGCCTTTGAAAAACAAAGTCAAGCTTTGAGTAAATTTGATTTTGAAGAGGTGTTAAATCACACAAAAAACAAAAATATACAGAGCTATGAGAATTTTCTTTCACAAGCAAAAAGATTGTTTTTTGGCTTTGATGATAAATTTCATTTTTTTGAATTTCAAAAAATCTAA
- a CDS encoding HAD family hydrolase: MINVFFDMDGTLIDSANAISAAVNEIRKELKLNPLSRQVILDIINTPGMDWAKELYNIDDFHNSSFKEGFEKYFIKHYEESVVLFDEIIDLLEFLKEKKCYLAIATNAPQSSLNKILSRHNIIKYFDKILGVSLGIEPKPHPMMLNLLKQEAPYDLSVFIGDSQKDKECAKNANIPYYHARWYQKDLKADEFSTARELKKLLEKHL; this comes from the coding sequence ATGATTAATGTGTTTTTTGATATGGATGGAACCTTAATTGATAGTGCCAATGCCATCAGTGCAGCGGTGAATGAGATAAGAAAAGAGCTTAAACTCAATCCCCTTTCAAGACAAGTTATTTTAGACATTATCAACACTCCAGGCATGGATTGGGCTAAAGAGCTTTATAATATTGATGATTTTCACAATTCAAGTTTTAAAGAAGGCTTTGAAAAATACTTCATCAAGCATTATGAAGAGAGTGTTGTTTTATTTGATGAGATTATAGATTTATTAGAATTTTTAAAGGAAAAAAAATGCTATCTTGCCATTGCGACAAATGCTCCTCAAAGCTCTTTAAATAAAATTCTATCTCGGCATAATATTATAAAATATTTTGATAAAATTTTAGGCGTAAGTTTAGGAATTGAACCAAAACCTCACCCGATGATGCTTAATTTACTCAAACAAGAAGCACCCTATGATTTGAGTGTTTTTATAGGAGACAGCCAAAAAGACAAAGAATGTGCTAAAAACGCAAATATTCCTTATTATCACGCTCGGTGGTATCAAAAAGACTTAAAAGCCGACGAATTTAGCACAGCAAGGGAACTTAAAAAATTATTAGAAAAACATTTATAG
- a CDS encoding pyridoxine 5'-phosphate synthase, translating into MTLGVNIDHIAVLREARKVNDPDLLEAALYCAHFCEQITIHVREDKRHTHEKDLENLILFCKIPINLECATCDEILDLACQFKPSRVTLVPEKREELTTEGGLNLNLEKIEKSIQKLKLCDIEVSLFINPNLEDVQRAFDLKADFVEFHTGLYANLYNALYSNILHTPYKIKELNLPKKELEKEFQKELQLLNLCAKKAQSLGLKIAAGHGLNYKNVKELVKIKEITELNIGQSIIARSVFVGLKQAILEMKALIKR; encoded by the coding sequence ATGACTTTAGGTGTAAATATCGACCATATCGCTGTTTTAAGGGAGGCTCGAAAGGTTAATGACCCTGACCTTTTAGAAGCGGCTTTGTATTGTGCTCATTTTTGTGAGCAAATTACCATTCATGTCAGAGAAGATAAAAGGCACACCCATGAAAAAGACCTTGAAAATTTAATTTTATTTTGTAAAATTCCTATCAATTTAGAATGTGCAACTTGTGATGAAATTTTAGATCTCGCCTGCCAATTTAAGCCCTCGCGTGTCACTTTAGTTCCTGAAAAAAGAGAAGAGCTTACCACAGAGGGGGGATTGAATTTAAATCTTGAAAAAATTGAAAAAAGCATTCAAAAACTCAAACTTTGCGATATTGAAGTTTCACTTTTTATCAATCCAAATTTAGAAGATGTGCAAAGGGCTTTTGACTTAAAAGCCGATTTTGTAGAATTTCACACAGGTTTATATGCGAATTTATATAATGCACTTTATTCAAATATCTTGCACACCCCCTATAAAATCAAAGAATTAAATCTCCCTAAAAAAGAGCTTGAAAAAGAATTTCAAAAAGAACTTCAACTCTTAAATCTTTGTGCAAAAAAAGCCCAAAGTTTAGGACTTAAAATCGCCGCTGGACATGGATTAAACTACAAAAATGTTAAAGAACTTGTAAAAATTAAAGAAATTACCGAACTCAACATAGGACAAAGCATAATCGCAAGGTCTGTTTTTGTAGGACTTAAACAAGCTATTTTAGAAATGAAAGCCTTGATTAAAAGATGA
- a CDS encoding exopolyphosphatase has protein sequence MLGIDIGSNTLRAVYMDTNFKKIAEYEFIIGAAKNLNTSGKIGDEAILNLRKALGTLALKYALKDAIIVATAAFRKASNAQKIFEDLREEFGASFKIIDAKTEAKLSVLGMKRGLLNLGLKQEFAYCDLGGASCELSFRDSFKSFDFGIITFYEKNQKNFNQKSQLKTIDVKKHSAFIRKIKDKKLKIHFLIQDKRLCALAFKAFEELREIKQELLRLKTRRIVLNSGVPTSICALKLGLNYENYDFTKINGKKLCANDFLKFGIKLWNMSENEARKFVGNSRKNYIVAGCFLLYALFEKQELIVIDEGLREGVCLAKLKNIEF, from the coding sequence ATGTTAGGCATAGATATTGGCTCAAATACTTTAAGAGCAGTTTATATGGATACAAATTTTAAAAAAATTGCAGAATATGAATTCATCATCGGTGCAGCAAAAAATCTCAATACAAGTGGAAAAATAGGTGATGAAGCCATTTTAAATTTAAGAAAAGCTTTAGGCACTTTGGCTTTAAAATACGCACTTAAAGATGCGATTATTGTGGCAACTGCGGCATTTAGAAAGGCGAGTAATGCTCAAAAAATTTTCGAGGATTTAAGAGAGGAATTTGGAGCTAGTTTTAAAATCATTGATGCAAAAACTGAAGCTAAACTTAGCGTATTAGGGATGAAAAGAGGACTTTTGAATTTGGGATTAAAACAGGAATTTGCTTATTGTGATTTAGGAGGAGCTTCTTGTGAGCTGTCTTTTAGGGATAGTTTTAAAAGTTTTGATTTTGGAATCATTACTTTTTATGAAAAAAATCAAAAAAATTTTAATCAAAAATCGCAACTTAAAACGATTGATGTAAAAAAACATTCTGCATTCATTCGAAAAATAAAAGATAAAAAGCTTAAAATTCATTTTTTAATCCAAGATAAAAGGCTTTGTGCCTTAGCTTTTAAGGCTTTTGAAGAACTTAGAGAGATTAAACAAGAGCTTTTGAGGCTAAAAACGCGAAGAATCGTCTTAAATTCAGGAGTTCCTACAAGTATATGTGCATTAAAACTAGGATTAAATTATGAAAATTATGATTTTACAAAGATTAATGGAAAAAAACTTTGTGCTAATGATTTTTTAAAATTTGGCATAAAACTTTGGAATATGAGTGAAAATGAGGCAAGAAAATTCGTAGGAAATTCACGCAAAAATTATATAGTAGCGGGTTGTTTTTTGCTCTATGCTTTATTTGAAAAGCAAGAACTTATCGTCATTGATGAGGGTTTAAGAGAGGGAGTTTGCCTTGCAAAACTTAAAAATATAGAATTTTAG